One window of Klebsiella quasivariicola genomic DNA carries:
- the cecR gene encoding transcriptional regulator CecR has protein sequence MTTKGEQAKSQLIAAAIAQFGEYGQHATTRDIAAQAGQNIAAITYYFGSKDDLYLACAQWIADFIGDNFRPHAEAAEALLASEAPDRQAIRTLILSACHNMILLLTQDDTVNLSKFISREQLAPTAAYHLIHQQVIAPLHHYLTRLIAAWTGRDAGDTQMILHTHALLGEVLAFRLGRETILLRTGWTQFDAQKTEQIFAVITCHIDFILHGLSQRSLG, from the coding sequence AAAAAGTCAGCTTATCGCAGCCGCTATCGCCCAGTTTGGCGAATACGGCCAGCATGCCACCACCCGCGATATCGCCGCCCAGGCCGGGCAGAATATCGCCGCGATCACCTATTATTTTGGCTCGAAAGACGACCTGTACCTCGCCTGCGCCCAGTGGATCGCCGATTTTATCGGGGATAATTTTCGTCCGCACGCTGAAGCGGCAGAGGCCTTGCTTGCCAGTGAGGCCCCCGATCGCCAGGCAATACGCACCTTGATCCTCAGCGCCTGCCACAACATGATCCTGCTGCTGACCCAGGATGACACGGTTAACTTAAGCAAGTTCATTTCCCGTGAGCAGCTGGCGCCGACCGCCGCGTACCATCTGATCCACCAGCAGGTGATCGCCCCCCTGCACCACTATCTCACCCGGCTGATTGCCGCCTGGACCGGCCGCGATGCCGGTGATACGCAAATGATCCTCCACACCCACGCCCTGCTGGGCGAGGTGCTGGCTTTTCGTCTCGGGCGCGAAACCATTCTGTTGCGCACCGGCTGGACGCAGTTTGACGCGCAAAAAACCGAACAAATTTTCGCAGTCATTACCTGCCATATCGATTTCATTCTGCATGGGTTATCGCAAAGGAGTTTGGGCTGA
- the hlyD gene encoding secretion protein HlyD encodes MKKPVVVILLIVIILAALGGGWWWYQNSRQQPLTLYGNVDIRTVNMSFRVGGRLASLTVDEGDSIRAGQTLGELDRAPYENALLQAQANVSTAQAQYDLMMAGYRSEEIAQAAAAVKQAQAAYDYAQNFYQRQLGLRASSAISANDLENARSSRDQAQATLKSAQDKLRQYRAGNRPQEIAQAKASLEQAQAALAQAKLDLHDTVLTAPSDGTLMTRAVEPGTMLNAGGTVLTLSLTHPVWVRAYVDEKNLGQAQPGQEVLLYTDGRPDKPYHGKIGFVSPSAEFTPKTVETPDLRTDLVYRLRIVVTDADGALRQGMPVTVSFNNGNGHE; translated from the coding sequence ATGAAAAAACCCGTCGTCGTCATTCTGTTGATTGTGATTATTCTCGCCGCGCTGGGCGGCGGCTGGTGGTGGTACCAGAACAGCCGGCAGCAGCCGCTGACCCTGTATGGCAATGTCGATATCCGCACCGTCAACATGAGCTTCCGCGTCGGCGGCAGGCTAGCCTCGCTGACCGTCGACGAAGGCGACAGCATCCGCGCCGGGCAAACCCTCGGCGAGCTTGACCGTGCCCCCTATGAAAACGCCCTGCTGCAGGCCCAGGCCAATGTCTCCACCGCCCAGGCGCAGTATGACCTGATGATGGCCGGCTACCGCTCGGAAGAGATTGCCCAGGCCGCGGCGGCGGTAAAACAGGCGCAGGCCGCTTACGACTATGCGCAAAACTTTTATCAGCGCCAGCTCGGGCTGCGCGCCAGCAGCGCCATTTCCGCCAACGATCTGGAGAACGCCCGCTCCTCACGTGACCAGGCGCAGGCAACGCTCAAATCGGCGCAGGATAAGCTGCGTCAGTACCGCGCCGGTAACCGCCCGCAGGAGATAGCGCAGGCCAAAGCCAGCCTGGAACAAGCGCAGGCGGCATTGGCCCAGGCCAAACTGGACCTGCACGACACCGTGCTCACCGCCCCTTCTGACGGCACCCTGATGACCCGCGCCGTCGAGCCCGGCACCATGCTGAACGCTGGCGGCACCGTGCTGACGCTGTCCTTAACCCATCCGGTATGGGTCCGCGCCTACGTTGACGAGAAAAACCTCGGCCAGGCGCAGCCGGGACAAGAAGTGCTGCTCTATACCGACGGCCGGCCGGACAAGCCCTATCACGGTAAAATCGGCTTTGTCTCGCCGAGCGCTGAATTCACGCCGAAGACCGTCGAGACTCCCGATCTGCGCACCGATCTGGTCTACCGTCTGCGCATTGTGGTGACCGACGCCGACGGCGCGCTGCGTCAGGGGATGCCGGTGACCGTCTCCTTTAACAACGGGAACGGACATGAGTGA
- a CDS encoding ATP-binding cassette domain-containing protein, translating into MSEAVIALNGLSRRFPGMDRPAVAPLTCTIRAGYVTGLVGPDGAGKTTLMRMLAGLLKPDEGSASVIGFDPLKDDSALHAVLGYMPQKFGLYEDLTVMENLTLYADLRSVTGEARKKIFARLLEFTALGPFTDRLAGKLSGGMKQKLGLACTLVGDPKVLLLDEPGVGVDPISRRELWQMVHELAGDGMLILWSTSYLDEAEQCRDVLLMNEGKLLYQGEPTALTQTMAGRSFLVSSSQENNRRLLQRALKLPQVSDGVIQGKSVRLILKKDAPIDEVQQQADMPPLQVAETAPRFEDAFIDLLGGAGTAESPLGAIIHRVDGSKDETVIEAQSLTKKFGDFAATDHVDFQVKRGEIFGLLGPNGAGKSTTFKMMCGLLVPTSGKALVLGMDLKVSSGKARQHLGYMAQKFSLYGNLSVEQNLRFFSGVYGLRGRAQSEKIARMSDAFGLKSIARHAADELPLGYKQRLALACSLMHEPDILFLDEPTSGVDPLTRREFWLHINSMVDKGVTVMVTTHFMDEAEYCDRIGLVYHGKLIASGTPDALKAQAADDSQTDPTMEQAFITLINRWDKENDHEQ; encoded by the coding sequence ATGAGTGAGGCCGTCATCGCCTTAAACGGCCTGAGCCGCCGTTTTCCCGGTATGGACCGGCCAGCGGTAGCGCCGCTGACCTGCACGATCCGCGCCGGCTACGTCACCGGGCTGGTGGGCCCCGACGGCGCAGGGAAAACCACCCTGATGCGAATGCTGGCCGGGTTGCTCAAGCCCGATGAGGGCAGCGCCAGCGTCATCGGCTTCGACCCGCTAAAAGACGACAGCGCCCTGCACGCGGTGCTTGGCTATATGCCGCAGAAGTTCGGCCTGTATGAAGATCTGACGGTGATGGAAAACCTGACCCTGTACGCCGACCTGCGCAGCGTCACCGGCGAGGCGCGGAAGAAAATATTTGCCCGTCTGCTGGAGTTTACCGCCCTTGGGCCGTTCACCGACCGGCTGGCAGGCAAGCTTTCCGGCGGCATGAAACAAAAGCTGGGGCTCGCCTGTACCCTGGTGGGCGACCCGAAAGTACTGCTGCTTGATGAGCCTGGCGTCGGCGTCGACCCTATCTCCCGCCGCGAGCTGTGGCAGATGGTGCACGAGCTGGCCGGCGACGGCATGCTGATCCTGTGGAGTACCTCTTATCTCGATGAAGCCGAGCAGTGCCGCGATGTACTGCTGATGAACGAAGGCAAACTACTCTACCAGGGAGAGCCGACGGCGCTGACGCAAACCATGGCCGGACGCAGTTTCCTTGTCTCCAGCTCGCAGGAGAACAATCGCCGTCTGCTGCAGCGGGCGCTAAAGCTGCCGCAGGTTAGCGATGGCGTGATCCAGGGCAAGTCGGTGCGCCTGATCCTGAAAAAAGACGCCCCTATTGATGAGGTCCAGCAGCAGGCCGACATGCCGCCGCTGCAGGTGGCGGAGACGGCGCCGCGCTTTGAAGACGCGTTTATCGACCTGCTCGGCGGCGCCGGCACCGCCGAATCGCCGCTGGGAGCGATCATCCATCGCGTTGACGGCAGCAAAGACGAAACGGTGATTGAGGCGCAATCATTAACCAAAAAATTTGGTGATTTCGCCGCCACCGACCATGTCGATTTCCAGGTCAAGCGCGGCGAAATCTTCGGCCTCCTCGGTCCCAACGGCGCCGGGAAATCCACCACCTTCAAAATGATGTGCGGTCTGCTGGTGCCTACCTCCGGCAAAGCGCTGGTATTGGGGATGGATCTCAAGGTCAGCTCCGGCAAGGCGCGCCAGCATCTGGGCTATATGGCGCAAAAATTTTCGCTGTACGGCAACCTCAGCGTCGAGCAGAACCTGCGCTTTTTCTCCGGCGTCTATGGCCTGCGCGGCCGGGCGCAAAGTGAAAAAATCGCCCGGATGAGCGATGCTTTTGGCCTGAAAAGTATCGCCCGCCACGCCGCCGACGAGCTGCCGCTCGGCTATAAACAGCGGCTGGCGCTGGCCTGCTCGCTGATGCACGAGCCCGATATTCTGTTTCTCGATGAGCCCACCTCCGGCGTCGACCCGCTTACCCGCCGCGAGTTCTGGCTGCATATCAACAGCATGGTCGATAAAGGGGTGACGGTGATGGTCACCACTCATTTTATGGATGAGGCGGAATACTGCGATCGCATCGGGCTGGTCTATCACGGCAAGCTTATCGCCAGCGGTACCCCGGATGCGCTGAAGGCGCAGGCGGCGGATGACAGCCAGACGGACCCGACCATGGAACAGGCGTTTATTACTCTGATTAACCGCTGGGATAAGGAGAATGACCATGAGCAGTAA
- a CDS encoding ABC transporter permease: MSSNLLSWRRVRALCIKETRQIVRDPSSWLIAVVIPLLLLFIFGYGINLDSSKLRVGVLLEQQSEEALDFVHTMTGSPYIDATVSDSRRQLVEMMQAGRIRAMVVIPVDFDRQMARAGASAPIQLITDGSEPNTANFAQGYVEGIWQIWQQQRAEDRGETFEPLIDVQMRYWFNPAAISQYFIIPGAVTIIMTVVGAILTSLVVAREWERGTMEALLSTEITRAELLLCKLIPYYFLGMLAMLLCMLVSVFILGVPYRGSLLILFVITSLFLLSTLGMGLLISTITRNQFNAAQVALNAAFLPSIMLSGFIFQIDSMPAVIRAVTYVIPARYFVSTLQSLFLAGNIPVVLLVNVLFLIASAVMFIGLTWLKTKRRLD, from the coding sequence ATGAGCAGTAACCTCCTCTCCTGGCGACGGGTCCGCGCCCTGTGTATCAAAGAGACCCGGCAAATCGTCCGCGATCCCAGCAGCTGGCTGATCGCAGTGGTGATCCCGCTATTGCTGCTGTTTATCTTCGGTTATGGCATCAACCTCGACTCCAGCAAACTGCGGGTCGGCGTATTGCTGGAGCAGCAGAGCGAAGAGGCGCTGGATTTCGTCCATACCATGACCGGCTCGCCCTATATTGACGCCACCGTCAGCGACAGCCGCAGGCAGCTGGTTGAGATGATGCAGGCCGGGCGCATTCGCGCCATGGTGGTCATTCCCGTCGATTTCGACCGCCAGATGGCCCGCGCCGGCGCCAGTGCGCCGATTCAGTTGATTACCGACGGCAGCGAGCCCAATACCGCGAACTTCGCCCAGGGCTATGTGGAAGGTATCTGGCAGATCTGGCAGCAGCAGCGGGCGGAAGACCGCGGTGAAACCTTTGAACCGCTGATCGACGTGCAGATGCGCTACTGGTTTAATCCGGCCGCCATCAGCCAGTACTTTATTATCCCCGGCGCGGTGACCATCATTATGACCGTGGTCGGCGCCATACTAACCTCGCTGGTGGTGGCCCGCGAGTGGGAACGCGGCACTATGGAAGCGCTGCTGTCGACGGAAATCACCCGCGCCGAGCTGCTGCTGTGCAAGCTCATCCCCTACTATTTCCTCGGCATGCTGGCGATGCTGCTCTGTATGCTGGTATCGGTATTTATTCTCGGCGTGCCCTATCGCGGCTCGCTGCTGATCCTGTTTGTCATCACCAGCTTGTTTTTGCTCAGCACCCTGGGCATGGGGCTGCTGATTTCAACGATAACCCGCAACCAGTTTAACGCCGCCCAGGTTGCGCTGAACGCCGCCTTTTTACCGTCGATTATGCTGTCCGGGTTTATTTTCCAGATAGACAGTATGCCGGCGGTGATCCGCGCGGTGACCTACGTGATCCCGGCGCGCTATTTCGTCAGCACCCTGCAAAGCCTGTTTCTGGCGGGTAATATTCCGGTGGTGCTGCTGGTGAACGTGCTGTTTTTGATTGCGTCGGCGGTGATGTTTATCGGTCTGACATGGTTGAAAACCAAGCGGCGTCTGGATTAG
- a CDS encoding ABC transporter permease, giving the protein MFHRLWTLIRKELQSLLREPQTRAILIMPVLIQVLLFPFAATLEVTNATIAIYNEDSGRHAVELTQRFARAKAFTHVLLLKSPQAIQPTIDEQKALLVVRFPADFSRNLDNYQTAPLQLLLDGRNSNSAQIAANYLQQIVKDYQQELLEGKAKPNNSELVVRNWYNPNLDYKWFVVPSLIAMITTIGVMIVTSLSVAREREQGTLDQLLVSPLATWQIFVGKAVPALIVATLQATIVLAIGIWAYQIPFAGSLLLFYFTMVIYGLSLVGFGLLISSLCATQQQAFIGVFVFMMPAILLSGYVSPVENMPQWLQDVTWINPIRHFTDITKQIYLKDASLKIVWGSLWPLLVIAATTGSAAYAMFRRKIA; this is encoded by the coding sequence ATGTTTCACCGTTTATGGACATTAATCCGCAAAGAGCTGCAGTCGCTGCTGCGCGAACCGCAGACGCGGGCGATTTTAATCATGCCGGTACTGATTCAGGTGCTGCTGTTTCCCTTTGCCGCGACGCTGGAGGTGACCAACGCCACCATCGCCATCTACAACGAAGACAGCGGCCGCCACGCGGTAGAGCTGACCCAACGCTTCGCCCGCGCCAAAGCTTTTACCCATGTCCTGTTGCTGAAAAGCCCTCAGGCGATCCAGCCGACCATCGACGAGCAAAAAGCCCTGCTGGTGGTGCGCTTTCCGGCCGATTTTTCGCGCAACCTCGACAACTATCAAACCGCCCCGCTGCAGCTGCTGCTCGACGGGCGCAACTCTAACAGCGCGCAAATCGCCGCCAACTACCTGCAGCAGATCGTGAAAGACTATCAGCAGGAACTGCTCGAGGGGAAAGCGAAGCCGAATAACAGCGAACTGGTGGTACGCAACTGGTATAACCCGAATCTCGACTATAAATGGTTCGTGGTGCCATCGCTTATCGCCATGATCACCACCATCGGGGTGATGATCGTCACCTCGCTGTCGGTGGCCCGTGAGCGCGAACAGGGAACCCTCGACCAGCTGCTGGTCTCTCCCCTTGCCACCTGGCAAATCTTCGTCGGTAAAGCGGTGCCAGCGCTGATTGTCGCCACCCTGCAGGCGACTATCGTGCTGGCGATCGGGATCTGGGCCTATCAGATCCCGTTTGCCGGCTCGCTGCTGCTGTTTTACTTCACAATGGTAATTTATGGCTTATCGCTGGTGGGCTTTGGCTTATTGATTTCGTCGCTGTGCGCCACGCAGCAGCAGGCGTTTATCGGCGTGTTCGTCTTTATGATGCCGGCGATCCTGCTCTCCGGCTACGTCTCGCCGGTAGAAAACATGCCGCAGTGGCTGCAGGATGTCACCTGGATCAACCCGATCCGCCACTTTACCGATATCACCAAGCAAATTTATCTGAAGGATGCGAGTCTGAAGATAGTGTGGGGAAGTTTGTGGCCGCTACTGGTCATAGCGGCCACCACCGGCTCAGCGGCGTATGCGATGTTCCGAAGAAAGATTGCCTAG
- a CDS encoding YbhQ family protein: MKWQQRVRVATGLSCWQIMLHLLVVAVLVMGWMSGALVRVGLGLCVLYSVTLLAMLFLQRHHEARWRDVGDFLEELTTTWYFGAAMIALWLLSRVLHNNLLLALAGLVILAGPAVVSLLAKDKKLGNLSSEHRIRR; the protein is encoded by the coding sequence ATGAAGTGGCAACAACGTGTACGCGTCGCAACAGGTCTTAGTTGCTGGCAGATTATGTTGCATCTACTGGTCGTGGCAGTACTGGTGATGGGTTGGATGAGCGGCGCGCTGGTGCGCGTCGGATTGGGACTGTGCGTCCTCTATAGCGTCACGCTGCTGGCGATGCTGTTTTTGCAGCGTCACCATGAGGCGCGCTGGCGCGACGTGGGAGACTTCCTTGAGGAGCTCACCACGACCTGGTACTTTGGCGCCGCCATGATAGCGCTGTGGCTGCTGTCGCGCGTGCTGCACAATAACCTGCTGCTGGCCCTCGCCGGGCTGGTGATACTGGCAGGCCCGGCGGTGGTCTCGCTGCTGGCGAAAGATAAAAAACTAGGCAATCTTTCTTCGGAACATCGCATACGCCGCTGA
- a CDS encoding endonuclease/exonuclease/phosphatase family protein gives MAEPTSGFSLNVLTINTHKGFTAFNRRFILPELRDAVRSVSADIVCLQEVMGAHEVHPLHIENWPDTTHYEFLADTMWSDYAYGRNAVYPEGHHGNAVLSRFPIEYYENRDISVGNGEKRGLLYCRIVPPESGVTIHVICVHLGLRADQRQAQLTMLAEWVNTLPAGEPVVVAGDFNDWRQQANQLLKAQAGLEEIFTRARGRPARTFPVSFPLLRLDRIYVKNAHASQPKALALKQWRHLSDHAPLSVEIHL, from the coding sequence ATGGCTGAGCCAACGTCGGGATTTTCGTTGAACGTGCTGACAATTAACACCCATAAAGGCTTTACGGCGTTTAATCGGCGTTTTATCTTGCCCGAACTACGCGACGCCGTGCGCAGCGTCAGCGCTGACATTGTTTGCCTGCAGGAAGTGATGGGCGCTCACGAAGTTCACCCGCTGCACATCGAGAACTGGCCAGATACCACCCATTATGAATTTCTCGCCGACACCATGTGGAGCGATTACGCCTACGGGCGCAACGCGGTCTATCCGGAAGGCCACCACGGCAATGCCGTACTGTCGCGCTTTCCCATTGAATACTATGAAAATCGCGATATCTCGGTCGGCAACGGTGAGAAACGCGGTCTGCTGTACTGCCGCATCGTGCCGCCAGAAAGCGGCGTGACGATCCATGTTATCTGCGTTCATCTGGGCTTACGCGCCGACCAACGGCAGGCGCAGTTGACCATGCTGGCGGAGTGGGTCAATACCCTGCCCGCCGGTGAGCCGGTGGTGGTGGCCGGGGATTTTAACGACTGGCGTCAGCAGGCGAATCAGCTGTTAAAAGCGCAAGCCGGGCTGGAAGAGATCTTTACCCGCGCCCGCGGGCGACCAGCGCGCACATTCCCGGTCAGTTTTCCGCTGCTGCGCCTTGACCGCATTTACGTCAAGAACGCCCATGCCAGCCAACCGAAGGCGCTGGCGCTCAAACAATGGCGGCATCTGTCCGATCATGCCCCCCTTAGCGTGGAGATACATTTGTGA
- the clsB gene encoding cardiolipin synthase ClsB has protein sequence MKCRWQEGNRITLLENGDQYYPALFAAIGRASRRVILESFIWFEDEVGRRLHAVLLKAARRGIQVEVLLDGYGSPDLSDEFVGELTAAGVIFRYYDPGPKLLGMRTNLFRRMHRKIVVIDDTTAFVGGINYSAEHMSDYGPESKQDYAVQVEGPVVLDILQFELENLPTSEHTRRWWRRRRHQPEINQTPGEAQALFVWRDNQDHRDDIERHYLKMLTSARREVIIANAYFFPGYRLLHAMRNAARRGVRVKLIVQGEPDIPIVKFGAHLLYHYLVKGGVQIYEYRRRPLHGKVALADDHWATVGSSNLDPLSLSLNLEANLIIHDRVFNQTLRDNLNGLIARDCQRIDKSMLPKRSWWRLGVSVMAFHFLRHFPAWVGWLPAHTPRLARVSPPVQPEIETQDRVESQTRDNPL, from the coding sequence GTGAAATGTCGTTGGCAGGAAGGCAACCGCATTACGCTACTGGAGAACGGCGACCAGTACTATCCGGCGCTGTTTGCAGCCATCGGCCGCGCCAGTCGTCGGGTGATCCTCGAATCCTTTATCTGGTTTGAAGATGAGGTCGGTCGGCGGCTACACGCGGTCCTGCTGAAGGCCGCCCGCCGCGGCATCCAGGTGGAGGTTTTGCTCGACGGCTACGGCTCACCGGATCTCAGCGATGAGTTTGTCGGCGAACTCACTGCCGCCGGGGTAATTTTTCGCTACTACGATCCGGGTCCTAAGCTGCTGGGGATGCGCACCAATCTGTTCCGCCGTATGCACCGTAAAATCGTGGTGATCGACGACACCACCGCCTTTGTCGGCGGCATTAACTACTCCGCCGAGCATATGAGCGACTACGGCCCCGAGTCAAAGCAGGATTACGCGGTGCAGGTCGAGGGACCGGTGGTGCTCGACATCCTGCAGTTCGAACTGGAAAATCTGCCCACTAGTGAACACACCCGCCGCTGGTGGCGCCGCCGCCGTCACCAGCCGGAGATCAACCAGACGCCCGGCGAGGCGCAGGCGCTGTTTGTCTGGCGCGACAATCAGGATCACCGGGACGATATTGAACGCCACTATCTGAAGATGCTGACCAGCGCCCGCCGGGAGGTGATCATTGCCAATGCTTATTTCTTTCCTGGCTATCGCCTGCTGCATGCGATGCGCAATGCCGCGCGGCGCGGCGTGCGGGTCAAGCTGATCGTCCAGGGCGAGCCGGATATTCCGATTGTGAAGTTTGGCGCCCACCTGCTCTATCACTACCTCGTTAAGGGCGGAGTGCAGATCTACGAGTATCGCCGCCGTCCACTGCATGGCAAGGTCGCCCTCGCAGACGATCACTGGGCCACCGTCGGGTCGAGCAACCTGGATCCATTGAGCCTGTCACTGAATCTGGAAGCCAATCTGATCATCCACGATCGGGTGTTTAACCAGACGCTGCGCGATAACCTCAACGGGCTTATCGCCAGGGATTGCCAGCGCATCGATAAATCCATGCTGCCGAAACGCAGCTGGTGGCGGCTGGGCGTCAGCGTGATGGCCTTCCACTTTCTGCGCCACTTCCCGGCGTGGGTCGGCTGGCTGCCGGCCCATACCCCGCGCCTGGCGAGGGTTAGCCCGCCGGTGCAACCGGAAATTGAAACCCAGGATCGCGTCGAATCACAAACCAGGGATAATCCGCTATGA
- a CDS encoding YbhN family protein — protein MSKSHPRWRLAKRVLTGLFFIAVIVLLVIYAQKVDWQDVWKVIRGYDRLALGSAIALVIVSYLIYGCYDLLGRAYCGHKLAKRQVMLVSFICYAFNLTLSTWVGGIGMRYRLYSRLGLNGSTITRIFSLSITTNWLGYILLGGVIFTADLVKLPPHWYISQTTLRIIGGVMLVLTLCYLFGCAFAKRRHLTIKGQRLVLPSWRFALLQMGLSAANWMAMGAIIWLLLGSEINYFLVLGVLLVSSIAGVIIHIPAGIGVLEAVFIAMLSGEEITKGAIIAALLAWRALYYFLPLLLATVAYLLLESRAKKLRQKNERKLARE, from the coding sequence ATGAGCAAATCGCATCCCCGCTGGCGGTTGGCGAAAAGAGTATTGACCGGGCTCTTTTTTATCGCCGTCATCGTCCTGCTGGTGATTTACGCGCAGAAAGTCGACTGGCAGGACGTGTGGAAGGTGATCCGCGGCTACGACCGGCTGGCGCTGGGCAGCGCCATTGCGCTGGTTATCGTCAGCTATCTGATCTATGGCTGCTACGATCTGCTTGGCCGCGCCTATTGCGGGCACAAGCTGGCGAAACGCCAGGTGATGCTGGTGTCGTTTATCTGTTATGCCTTTAACCTGACGCTCAGCACCTGGGTCGGCGGGATCGGTATGCGCTACCGGCTGTACTCGCGGCTGGGGCTGAACGGCAGCACCATTACGCGTATTTTTTCCTTAAGCATTACCACCAACTGGCTGGGCTATATCCTGCTCGGTGGCGTGATATTCACGGCGGATCTGGTGAAGCTGCCGCCGCACTGGTACATCAGCCAAACCACTCTGCGCATTATCGGTGGGGTGATGTTGGTTCTCACGCTTTGCTATCTGTTCGGCTGCGCGTTCGCCAAACGCCGTCACCTGACGATTAAAGGCCAGCGGCTGGTGCTGCCCTCCTGGCGCTTCGCGCTGCTGCAGATGGGACTCTCTGCGGCAAACTGGATGGCGATGGGGGCGATAATCTGGCTGCTGTTGGGCAGCGAGATTAACTATTTTCTGGTATTAGGGGTGCTGCTGGTCAGCAGTATCGCCGGGGTGATTATCCACATTCCGGCCGGGATCGGCGTGCTGGAGGCGGTATTTATCGCCATGCTCTCCGGGGAAGAGATTACGAAGGGCGCGATCATTGCCGCTCTGCTCGCCTGGCGCGCACTCTATTATTTCCTGCCGCTGCTGCTGGCGACGGTGGCTTATCTGCTGCTGGAGAGCCGGGCGAAAAAGCTGCGGCAGAAGAACGAACGCAAGCTGGCCCGCGAGTAA